In the genome of Sardina pilchardus chromosome 14, fSarPil1.1, whole genome shotgun sequence, the window TGTAAACTTTGTCCCTGTCACCTCCGTTTTAgtgagggtaaaaaaaaattgtttgaCTCTATAACAGAGTAATTATTGTTGTGCAGCCAGATTATATAATcaagggtaacgtccaggcGTCCATGAAAAATAGGATTTTACTGCGTCGCAATTTAACAACTGGAGAGGGACATACTTGTGTTAAATCTCAGATGGGCTTAAAGTCAATCTCTGAGTCTGAATAAGATTCTTGGTCTACCACAGAAAGATTTGCGGGTGCCACTTGACAAAAACAACTCAGAGGcatgaattgaaaaacaaatcTGATGAAAGTGAGACTTCTGTAAAAGTGATTTACAGTTcatgcctattgcttacacaatAATAAATGTTTAGCTCAAAGCCTCAATACCTGAACCTATCATAGATTTAACAGATTGTCTGCTTTGCACTTTGTTGGCGATTCTGCAGAACACTTGGTGTAAAAAATTCCACACATTTTTCGTATgagacactttgttcaaaaatgaaatctcctGTTTGGGCAACACTTCAGGTAAGTTTGTGTACTTTTACATTGAGTACCCATTTCTAAAAGCTATCGAATAATTATTTTCAGCGTGCCAATAAGAAGTATGACCACCCACCACATACCTGCATGCTTCTTTTGCAAGCAATGGAAGATGGCAGATGCATGCAGAGTCAGTTCAAGTACAAGATGATATTTTCCCCATTGCTGAGAGGTCGAGAGAACAACCTGTGATGTCAATGAGGATTTGTGGCCATTGGAACAGATGGTAGGATCCATAGTCCCCCACCTCATCCCtgccacacagaaacacacatacaagaaaACATAAGTCAATAGCAATTTCTCCAGTattttctttcgtttttttacTTCATATTTATGTTTCGGTGCTACATTTTTATGCACGCATTCAGCATTGCACTAAGTGTGATTCTATTTTATTCATTTCTgtagaatgtttgttttttgtaaaaacttTCCTCGCAAAAGATGTCAGTTAATTTTTTACTTTTGAGTTTCATAGAAGACATAATgagaatgaaaatgacaataaaaatagaaacacaaagaCTTTGGTGTTTTATAAATCACACATCAATGTGTTACTGTTGATTTGAGAGAGTAATTCAGATGATGCATGTGTGGGTGATAATTACATTTTATACAGGATAattgggttttgattgcagtgtttaaTTTAGACAGACATTCGAGTTGTTTACCTCCAAGTGCCATGTCTTATCTggttgtgtgtagagttttgacataatgcGCCAAATTCTGCGaaaagtgtgtaagcaatatAGCCAAAAACCGTGAACAACTTTTAGAGATACTTGactgtaataataattaatTCCTGGCAGACAAGGAAAGCTAACGGGTCAAGGGTCAGAGGGGTCTTGGCTGAAGCCCTGGACCACCTTTCACCCCCAAACCAGTTGAAGCTGGTCAGGTCGAGCTAATGCCTGTGGCACACCAGCACAAACAAACTATCATTATACATTAGTCGAGGCCTCTTGGCAATAGAACAATAGAACGTATCCACCAATGTTCCTTCCCTCTGCAGAGTATCCTGCTCTTTGCAGGGATCGGGTCTTGATGGGGTCATGCCACACGGCAAAAACTGCCTTCGCAGCATTCACATGGCTGATTCGCCTGCCACTCAACGCCTCAAAAGTTGCAATGTTTGTCTTGCAAAGTTTTGCATCAGCACACAGTGTTggaaaattatttttaaaatgtattccaCAACAGATTACTGAATATATGCCCTAAATCGTATTTTGCAACGTATTCCGATAGATTACTCAAAGTGAGAAACATATTTAGATATATTTAGATTTTCCAtttaatttatatatttatgttttattagcaaTGGATGGAACAGTTATGTGAGGGAAGTGAAGTTGTAAAACTCAACAACATCAGTATCTATGAGATATATGCTATGAAACACTGATGTCAAAGACGAGAGATGTTTTGTTTGCATATAGAATTAAATTAAATCCCTTGAATTTATCAGTGTTATCGTATTCTGAACACCACCCACTTATGGTAACCCACGTATTTCAATTTTAAATACGTAATCCAGTACACAGAAATCCATTTTATGCACCAGTAAAAAACAACTGGGGACAAGCAACACAATGTTCCAGTAGATGTTTTGGCGTGAGTTGATGGAAAAACATCTTTTATGTAGAGTTAGAGGATGGAGTTTGTTGAAAGTTACATTGATTGCAGCCCTAATAACCGAAAGCAAAGTGTTCAAACTTGAACTGACGACAATCACCAGTTTTCCCAGCTCCACCACtgcatgtgcatacacaaatacatacttTCCTGTTTCGCTAGGacctccactctctcacacacacatacacacacacactaaattatgtgtgtgtgtgtgtgtgtgtgtgtgtgtgtgtgtgtgtgtgtgtgtgtgtgtgtgtgtgtgtgtgtgtgtgtgtagataacaTTTTTCTTAGACAAAAAGATTCATAAATACTTACAGTAACCACCGAAAACAAAGAGCTGATATACCCAATATGGAGCGTCTGAGGCTTATGGGAGCCGGCTATGGAACCGGTCCAGCTGACAGGATAAAAGGCGAGAAACAGAACATTAGCCAAGATTAGCTAAGATTTACAGTAAAAGATAAGGAGTTTTGGCAATACAACACTTTCCATGAAAACACTAAAAAAGAGTTTCCAATGTGATGATACTTAAGACTAAGACTAATGAATAGGATTTAGATTATTGaatgcagaatatagcctactacatttGAAACATATTAAACTGATGTACTAGACAGTGTTGGGACAGGATACATGTATTTTGGATTACGtctttaaaatacaaaatatgagAAACTGTATTTAAATCCTTCATATCATATGTATGCCACGCCTTTTCAAACTCAAATTCAAACATTGTGTTAAACACGTATAGCCTCAGGTGGCTcgtttctctttccctcactgttTATTGATAGCCTAAATGGGAAAACTTCTCTGGGAGTGTAGAATGTAAAATTAGTTTTGTTGTAGGCCAGGGccatcctcctcactgcctAGAAGGATTTATGATTGATAGGCTATTTGAGCCTACAGTAaattcgaaaaaaaaaaatgtttaagcTCAAAACTTGTGGCAGTAAATGCAAAGAACTGCAGAAAAACAACCTGAAAAGTAATCTGCAACAGCCTAGCTATGAATAACAGAAAAATAATCTACAACAACCTCAGAATTCATCTTTGGTGCTCAACACCCAATTTCAGAGATATGTTCAATTCCTCCTACAACTACTGAGTATTTCCCACAGCAACCAATCAATAACCAAGCCTTTCAAGAACAAAATAATCAGCAAAACAACCtttgtgggggaaaaaacatctTCAACAGAAATACATTCATAGATACATTAAAGTAAAAGAGAATGGCCATAAACATGTCTGGTAGACTAACATCATTTTGTATCAGggcagtagcctacacataacTCACAACGCCAGACTCATACAGGATGGATATTGTCAATCTAGAGATCCTGTGCTTGTAGGAAACACGTGGAAGCATGTGTAAACAGATCCGGACCAAAAAAAACTATTTCTATTGTCATTCTCACATTCTGAACATGCAAATGTAGGCTACGCATGCAGCCCATAGTGGTCCATAGTCCTATTGTAAAACTCGTTTTTTCGTTTAATTGGTGTTCATAATGAAGATCTTTACTAAAGAGCACCACGCGGAATTATTACTTGTTGTTTACAAATTGCTGTGCCACATGGCTGAGAATGAATGTCTGGCAGTGAATTTTCACTTTCAAGGAAAATCTTCTCCATAGACAGAAAATCCATCGATtatgtagcctgggtgttcccataagcgctagccaggctatcgATTATGCCTATCAAAGATCAATACATATGATTTAAAGAGTCACTCATCCAACAGTCTGCATGGTTAGAAAATAACTGTTTTTTATATTGTTGCCTATCCAAcgcatagcctacaataaatAGCCTAACATAGTTATTTCGCTGTAGGTTACCTCGTTAGAAAagtgactgattctggactttcAGACATGTGTGACCTCGCTCGACCAATGAcgcatttttttctctttcattttttGAAGAATGAATTGCAGGAAGGCTGTTAAATCGCATATCTATTGTCTTCCTGCCGTTATCACCGTCTTATCTCCCCATAAATACGATCCATGTTCTGTTTCCCGTTGTCTGTTTTCCTCAAACTTTGCTGACTTTTCATTGGCTGCTGTGAGATGCGGCTATGATCTCATTGGTCGAGGCTGAGACGCTTTGTCAGACTCCGGTATAAATTCCCAAGAGAATTTAACGGTGGCTTTAAATTTCTTTGCCCAAAGATTTGACACTCTTAGCTGCGGATGGGATATGTTTGAAAGGTTTTCAGAAATTACAGAGAAACGGCTTTCACTTTCCTGAACTTTCTCAAGACGTGCATTTATTTTAGCAGAACCGgataaaagaaaacagaaaaaaaatgatttctgCCTGTTTGGAATTCCTCGCCTTGGGGCTGTGCGCGTCTGGTACCCTGCTGGTGATGGTGGCGTGCGGCCTGCCGATGTGGAAAGTCTCCGCGTTCATCGAAGGCAACATCGTCGTAGCGCAGAACATCTGGGACGGACTGTGGATGTCCTGCGTTGTCCAGAGCACTGGCCAGATGCAGTGCAAGGTGCACGACTCCATGCTGGCGCTGGGCACGGACATACAGACGGCCAGAGCGCTCACGGTCATCTCTGCTGTCCTGGGCGTGCTGGGGCTCACCTTCACCATCGCCGGCGCTCAGTGCACCAACTGCATCAAGACCGAGACCACCAAGGCGAAGGTGGTGAACGCTGGCGGAGTGATCTACATCATCAGCGGCTTGTTCGTGCTGATTCCCCTCTGCTGGATGGCGAATAACATAATCTCGGATTTTTACAACCCGCAGATTATGCCGGCCAATAAGCGAGAGATCGGGGCTGCGCTGTACATTGGATGGGCGGGAGCCGGACTTCTACTTATTGGAGGCACCATTCTATGTTGCTCCTGTCCTCAACAGTTTAAGTCCTCATATCCCATAAAGTATGCCCCAACAAAGAGCGTCACTCAAAATGGAGACTACGACAAGCGAAATTATGTTTAAGTTAGGTCTCTCTCACGAAGGTTTGTTTTTGTCAGACGAAACTTTAATGGATGACACGCGCAAGTTACTACTGCAGGGTGCTCGAGCGCACACCGCGAGGACAGCTGTTGCTTGATGTCTCCGTGACATCTTCAAGCACCCCGTCAAGGATGGACTCAGTAGGCTACTTACATTTACAAGTAGGCTATGAGAGGAACCGCTCCCTAAGTCTgaaactttttgttgttgttgttttgtgtgtctgtcaaaTTCTTCTAGTCAGTtggatgagagaatgagagagattcCATTCCATTGAAACTGAATTTGTTTAGTGATATTTGTGTTTAGGTTATTATTTCAATCGGCCTACAAGTTCAATTGCCTGTAACCAAAATGTCCATCCGTTAAGACTGTTTCACCCTTGGTAATTAGACACGGTCTGCTTATTAACAGCTCCATATAGCACGATGAATAGCCTCCATTGTTTGTCAAGTGCATACCAGCGATGCATAGCCTATATCTGGCTGCACCCTTTATCACAACAATTGTGCAATTATACTTATGAGTAGCCGATCTAGCAAATCGACTGTATTGTAAATATGTTTTGATGTAGCTCATATGGTCAGTacctctgtattttttttttcaaaaaaataaacaatcagGTTCAGGAATTGTCTTGTATGATCCACTTGTGCTGTAACTATATTGTCACTTCATGTGTATAAATGAGCTGTAAAGAGTCATTGTCTAATAAACTTGTCTTGTACATTTTTTCAAATTATAAATCTCTTGCACTGGTATACATTTATTGACAAAGAAAGAtcgtgtgtattgtgtgtgtgtgtgtgtgtgtgtgtgtgtgtgtgtgtgtgtgtgtgtgtcagagagagagagagagagcatttttgTTGAATTCACATTCATAATGAAAAATGACTAACGTTTAACATGCTGGAAGTTTGGCTGGAATTTCATGGCTGAGATAATAAATGTTTGGCAGTGAATTTTCACTGGAGGGAGCAGTACCCTTCTCCCAAGATACAGTAGGTAGGCTTAATAGCAACCAGAAAATCCACCAATTAGGCCTGATAATGATCAATACATCTGATTGAATTACATTGTCAATTtctatatgcaaattagctgtAAAGAGCCATTGTCTAATGTCTTGTACTGATATACATTTATTGAcaaagatgtatgtgtgtgtatgtgtgactgagagatagagagagaaagagaaagaaagagtgagagagagagacaaagggagggaGCATGATGGGTGTATTGATAACAAATATCTTTGAACAACCTGGAGAACTAATCAAACATGCCATATCACTTTAAATCCACATGATTGATGGTTCTTAAATCCTGCACTATTCTGATTTTCGGAGGAATTTCATAAACTCTTTCGGCTTCAGTGCCTACTTCACTGCCTCGTCTCCATGTAGACCATGGATAAAACAAAGTGCAATAGGACAAGATTAGTAAATAAAGGTACTATGTCCACGCACTCAAAGACAAATACAATGCCAATGTTCATTGTGTGACCAGAAATACTGCAGCTCTTGCATTCAGAGAAAGTGCACAgcgatgtaggctacacactaataAACGTTTACGTCTCTTATAACAGCACTAACCCTTTGATGCTATCAGAACAGGAGGGAGGGTTGTGGTTAATGCCTTTAAAAACAGTCAAGTGGAATAACACCCTACGTCCTTGATCttagtgatttaaaaaaaatggctcCACAGTTTTAAGAGCATCGTCTTCAGGTCATGAAGTCCAATGCTGCTCTGTCCCAGAGGACAACATTGTGGATCGTGACTAAGTGACATTAACAGCTGAGCATCTGCGCGGATGACAAAACAGCTCGCATCCGCTGGACAAAACCTACGTCAACCTGACCCAGATTTGAAGCGTAGCCAGTGGCCTACTGAAGCCTTCATGGGGCGATTGTTATTCTGGCCATAAAGGTATCAGTTGCCAGCTATCAGCTCTATcttcacagacaaaaacaatgctCTGCAATCCTGATTATAATCACTATGACCACTGCCAGGAAAGGGGTCGATCtggcttgaatgtgtgtgtgtgtgagtgtgtgtgtgtgtgtgtgtgtgagctggggcCTATAGGAGCCACAACCCTTGACCCAGTTCGGGGTGCAAGTGTGAAGAGGAACATTCGTTCCTCCTTCAGCCAtcatggccactatcaggaaggggtcaatctggtgtgtgtgtgtgtgtgtgtgtgagctggggcCTTAAGGCGCCAACCTCTGACCCAGTtcggggtgcgtgtgtgtgaatcatgGTGCTTGGGAACGGTGGTCCTTCAGCCAtcatggccactatcaggaaggcGTCaatctggggtgtgtgtgtgtgtgtgagctggggcCTTAGAGCGCCAACCTCTGACCCAGTTCGGGGTGCGTGTGTGAAGCATGGCGCTTGGTCCTTCAGTCATCATGGCCGACATCAAGAAGGGGTCTTAATGGTGCGTTAATGCAGCTGGGAAGCGGCAAAGTACCCACAT includes:
- the cldn5b gene encoding claudin-5b; translation: MISACLEFLALGLCASGTLLVMVACGLPMWKVSAFIEGNIVVAQNIWDGLWMSCVVQSTGQMQCKVHDSMLALGTDIQTARALTVISAVLGVLGLTFTIAGAQCTNCIKTETTKAKVVNAGGVIYIISGLFVLIPLCWMANNIISDFYNPQIMPANKREIGAALYIGWAGAGLLLIGGTILCCSCPQQFKSSYPIKYAPTKSVTQNGDYDKRNYV